A single Halogeometricum rufum DNA region contains:
- a CDS encoding mandelate racemase/muconate lactonizing enzyme family protein, which yields MVIESVEAIPLEYRLPDGRRFGGSRGITGTRNATLVRVEASDGTVGWGEAFAPPRSVATVVEEVVADYVVGRDPRNVETLTADVYAGSYHFGRGPLVHSAVSGVDVALWDVIGKQTGRPVHELLGVTEGVEFLEGRDATSVVPYASTMYITEWGEDPAEPIRDAVNEGFDAAKIKIGRGLEDDVERVKTAREHLGDDADLMVDFNGNYRPKQAARVIEALEPFDLTWVEEPVPPENVSGYRDLARYTNVPLAAGEAHYSRFEFKRLVDDRLVDVVQPNIGHCGGFSEARFIAKLATTENVTVRPHVWNSGVGVAAAVQFAASVPTYPHAGANPDPMLFEFDRSENPLRHEILEDPLDPSGGELAVPDDPGIGVTVDTDAVERYRVD from the coding sequence ATGGTAATCGAATCAGTCGAAGCGATTCCGCTCGAGTACCGACTCCCGGACGGCCGTCGGTTCGGCGGTTCGCGGGGTATCACAGGAACTCGAAACGCGACGCTCGTACGCGTCGAAGCCAGCGACGGAACGGTCGGATGGGGTGAGGCGTTCGCGCCGCCCCGGTCGGTCGCCACGGTGGTCGAAGAAGTCGTCGCGGACTACGTCGTCGGGCGTGACCCCCGCAACGTCGAGACGTTGACGGCGGACGTCTACGCCGGTAGCTACCACTTCGGACGGGGGCCGCTCGTACACAGCGCCGTGAGCGGCGTGGACGTCGCGCTCTGGGACGTCATCGGCAAGCAGACCGGCCGCCCGGTCCACGAACTCCTCGGGGTGACCGAAGGCGTCGAGTTTCTGGAGGGGCGCGACGCCACCTCGGTCGTTCCCTACGCCTCGACGATGTACATTACCGAGTGGGGAGAGGACCCCGCGGAGCCGATTCGTGACGCGGTGAACGAAGGGTTCGACGCGGCGAAGATCAAGATCGGACGCGGACTCGAAGACGACGTCGAGCGGGTGAAGACCGCGCGTGAACACCTCGGCGACGACGCGGACCTCATGGTCGATTTCAACGGCAACTACCGACCAAAGCAGGCTGCGCGCGTCATCGAGGCGCTCGAACCGTTCGACCTCACGTGGGTCGAAGAACCGGTTCCGCCGGAGAACGTCTCGGGATACCGCGACCTCGCGCGGTACACGAACGTTCCCTTGGCGGCGGGCGAGGCACACTACAGTCGCTTCGAGTTCAAACGGCTCGTCGACGACCGACTCGTTGACGTCGTCCAGCCGAACATCGGCCACTGCGGTGGGTTCTCCGAGGCCAGATTCATCGCGAAACTCGCGACGACTGAGAACGTCACCGTCCGCCCCCACGTGTGGAACTCCGGCGTCGGGGTCGCGGCGGCCGTCCAGTTCGCCGCGAGCGTACCGACTTACCCGCACGCGGGCGCCAATCCCGACCCGATGCTGTTCGAATTCGACCGCAGCGAGAACCCGCTTCGCCACGAAATTCTCGAGGACCCCCTCGATCCGTCCGGCGGGGAACTCGCCGTCCCCGACGACCCCGGTATCGGCGTGACCGTCGATACTGACGCCGTCGAGAGGTACCGCGTAGACTGA
- a CDS encoding NAD-dependent epimerase/dehydratase family protein yields the protein MRVLITGAYGRCGTALIDHLDDGGEHEFTYLNRSDRPDDHPYGNHDTYLANVADYEAMHPAFEGQDAVVHLAGHPSVDGPWPDILESNIVGMYNALEAAREHDVGTFVFASTNHVMGMYETEFAPELYEPGFDLTVDHTDPVRPDSYYGTSKSFGEDLGRYYVENYDAPTKFYALRICSVRMPEYDHPYGDAEYGVENGEFERGSDAYVREVKRMKCTWQSRRDFAHQVEQCLRDDDVQHGVFYGVSDNDRRWFDIEHARDVIGYQPQDNAEDWDEPPAGSLD from the coding sequence ATGCGCGTACTAATCACCGGTGCGTACGGTCGCTGTGGAACCGCGCTCATCGACCACCTCGACGACGGCGGCGAACACGAGTTCACGTATCTCAACCGCTCGGACCGTCCTGACGACCATCCGTACGGCAACCACGACACGTATCTGGCCAACGTGGCCGACTACGAGGCGATGCACCCGGCGTTCGAGGGGCAGGACGCCGTCGTCCATCTGGCCGGCCACCCGTCCGTAGACGGGCCGTGGCCGGACATCCTCGAATCCAACATCGTCGGGATGTATAACGCGCTGGAGGCCGCCCGAGAGCACGACGTCGGGACGTTCGTGTTCGCCTCGACGAACCACGTGATGGGGATGTACGAGACGGAGTTCGCCCCCGAGTTGTACGAGCCCGGGTTCGATCTCACCGTCGACCACACCGACCCAGTCCGTCCGGACTCCTACTACGGTACCTCGAAGTCCTTCGGCGAGGACCTCGGCCGCTACTACGTCGAGAATTACGACGCGCCGACGAAGTTCTACGCCCTCCGCATCTGTAGCGTCCGCATGCCCGAGTACGACCATCCCTACGGCGACGCGGAGTACGGCGTCGAGAACGGGGAGTTCGAGCGGGGGAGCGACGCCTACGTGCGCGAAGTGAAGCGAATGAAATGTACGTGGCAGTCCCGGCGGGACTTCGCCCACCAAGTTGAGCAATGCCTCCGTGACGACGATGTCCAACACGGCGTCTTCTACGGCGTCAGCGACAACGACCGCCGGTGGTTCGATATCGAACACGCCCGCGACGTCATCGGGTACCAACCGCAGGACAACGCCGAAGACTGGGACGAACCGCCCGCCGGGTCGCTCGATTGA
- a CDS encoding mannonate dehydratase has protein sequence MPKGRTRDETDGAVRVGVRTRSLATDRLRFIRQLGATDVFVDHADTEEEPDEFNDREGADTIAVGRDSIPTVSELEAAKVRLEAEGLSFIGIQSLPYSLYGDIMFDREGADEALEQITTLIRNLGAADVPILGYQWNPRGVVPMRTTPVELRGKAVGTAFDLDEISDPDELAPGLDRAYTEEEFWENYEWFLETVLPVAEEAGVRLALHPVDPPVLESLGGIPRLFRNVENFERAMELVPSDNHGLKLCLGCFSQMGADVHEVLRRFGERDQIVFIHFRDVVGTMPKFHETFVDEGNFDTANVVRTLYDVGYDGVVIPDHVPEMVGDDDWRHRARSFTVGYLRGVVDTVETER, from the coding sequence ATGCCAAAAGGCCGAACGAGAGACGAGACTGACGGTGCGGTTCGCGTGGGTGTCCGAACACGGAGTCTCGCGACCGACCGCCTCCGGTTCATCCGCCAGCTCGGCGCGACGGACGTCTTCGTCGACCACGCCGACACAGAGGAGGAACCGGATGAGTTCAACGACCGGGAGGGTGCGGACACCATCGCTGTCGGGCGCGACTCGATACCGACAGTGTCGGAACTGGAGGCGGCGAAGGTTCGCCTCGAAGCAGAAGGGCTCAGCTTCATAGGCATCCAGTCGCTGCCGTACTCGCTATACGGCGACATCATGTTCGACCGCGAGGGGGCCGATGAGGCACTCGAACAGATAACCACCCTCATCAGGAATCTCGGTGCGGCCGACGTTCCGATACTCGGGTACCAGTGGAACCCCCGCGGCGTCGTCCCGATGCGGACGACGCCGGTCGAACTTCGGGGGAAGGCCGTCGGAACGGCCTTCGACCTCGACGAGATTTCGGACCCCGACGAACTCGCGCCGGGACTGGACCGCGCCTACACGGAGGAGGAGTTCTGGGAGAACTACGAGTGGTTTCTGGAGACGGTGCTTCCGGTCGCAGAGGAGGCGGGGGTCCGCCTCGCGCTTCACCCCGTCGATCCGCCCGTGTTGGAATCGCTCGGGGGCATCCCGAGACTGTTTCGCAACGTCGAGAACTTCGAGCGAGCGATGGAACTCGTCCCGAGCGACAACCACGGGCTAAAGCTCTGTCTCGGCTGTTTCTCGCAGATGGGGGCGGACGTCCACGAGGTGCTTCGGCGGTTCGGCGAACGCGACCAGATCGTGTTCATCCACTTCCGCGACGTCGTTGGGACGATGCCGAAGTTCCACGAGACGTTCGTCGACGAGGGGAACTTCGACACGGCGAACGTCGTGCGAACGCTGTACGACGTCGGCTACGACGGCGTCGTCATCCCGGACCACGTCCCGGAGATGGTGGGCGACGACGACTGGCGCCACCGGGCCCGGTCGTTTACGGTGGGATATCTCCGGGGTGTCGTCGATACGGTGGAAACCGAGCGGTGA
- the xacF gene encoding 2,5-dioxovalerate dehydrogenase, translating into MVDSSRNYVDGQWSETRTGDTVDVVNPANPTETIARYQQSGVADANEAVEAASKAAEAWANTAGPERGAVLREAGKRLDARTDELTDQLVAEEGKARPEAAGEVQRAVDIFYYFAEKASDLGGTVKGPSGRNTNLYTREEPVGVAALITPWNYPIAIPAWKLAPALAAGNTVVLKPASLAPGPALALAEALDEAGLPDGVCNVVTGPGSTVANAFVQHEAVDAVSFTGSSHVGEMVYDQATDEGKRVQTEMGGKNPTVVAASADPAEAAEIVAAGGFGTTGQSCTACSRAIVHEDVSNDFVAELVDRAESVDVGPGLEHEMGPHVSQDELDSTLEYVDVAQNEGATLASGGGVPEGEAVEDGYFVEPTVFTDVESDMRIAQEEVFGPVVAVIEVSDFEEGIEVANDVPYGLSASVVTDDHTEANRFVDEAEAGVVKVNEKTTGLELHVPFGGFKRSSSETWREQGDAGLDFYTIEKTVYDNY; encoded by the coding sequence GTGGTAGACAGTAGCCGTAACTACGTCGACGGACAGTGGAGCGAAACGAGAACCGGGGACACGGTGGACGTCGTCAACCCCGCGAATCCGACCGAAACTATCGCGCGGTATCAGCAGTCGGGCGTCGCGGACGCGAACGAAGCCGTCGAAGCGGCGTCGAAGGCGGCCGAAGCGTGGGCGAACACCGCTGGACCCGAACGCGGGGCGGTGCTCCGCGAAGCCGGGAAGCGTCTGGACGCCCGGACGGACGAACTCACGGACCAGTTAGTGGCCGAGGAGGGGAAGGCCCGGCCGGAGGCGGCGGGCGAAGTTCAGCGCGCGGTCGATATCTTCTACTACTTCGCGGAGAAGGCGTCCGACCTCGGTGGAACGGTGAAGGGGCCGAGCGGACGGAACACGAACCTCTACACGCGGGAGGAGCCCGTGGGCGTTGCTGCGCTCATCACACCGTGGAACTACCCCATCGCCATCCCGGCGTGGAAACTCGCGCCCGCCCTCGCCGCGGGTAACACCGTCGTCCTCAAGCCTGCTTCCCTCGCCCCCGGCCCGGCACTCGCCCTCGCAGAGGCACTCGACGAGGCGGGCCTGCCCGACGGCGTCTGCAACGTCGTCACCGGCCCCGGAAGCACGGTGGCGAACGCGTTCGTCCAGCACGAAGCCGTGGATGCCGTCTCGTTCACCGGTAGCAGTCACGTCGGCGAGATGGTGTACGACCAGGCGACCGACGAGGGGAAACGCGTCCAGACGGAGATGGGCGGGAAGAACCCCACCGTCGTCGCCGCGTCGGCCGACCCCGCGGAGGCGGCGGAAATCGTCGCCGCGGGCGGGTTCGGCACCACCGGGCAGTCCTGCACCGCGTGCTCCCGCGCCATCGTCCACGAGGACGTGTCCAACGACTTCGTGGCCGAACTGGTCGACCGCGCCGAGTCCGTCGACGTCGGCCCCGGCCTCGAACACGAGATGGGGCCGCACGTGAGTCAGGACGAACTCGACTCGACGCTCGAATACGTCGACGTCGCGCAGAACGAGGGTGCGACGCTCGCCTCCGGTGGCGGCGTCCCCGAGGGCGAGGCCGTCGAAGACGGCTACTTCGTGGAACCGACGGTGTTCACCGACGTGGAGTCGGACATGCGCATCGCTCAGGAGGAAGTGTTCGGCCCCGTCGTCGCCGTCATCGAAGTGTCGGACTTCGAGGAGGGAATTGAAGTCGCCAACGACGTGCCGTACGGGCTTTCGGCCAGCGTCGTCACCGACGACCACACCGAGGCCAATCGGTTCGTCGACGAGGCCGAAGCGGGCGTCGTGAAGGTGAACGAGAAGACGACGGGCCTCGAACTGCACGTGCCGTTCGGCGGGTTCAAACGCTCCTCCTCCGAGACGTGGCGCGAACAGGGCGACGCCGGACTCGACTTCTACACCATCGAGAAGACCGTCTACGACAACTACTGA
- a CDS encoding mandelate racemase/muconate lactonizing enzyme family protein, giving the protein MRVVDINVHTLSSAIEPPQEREFYGGVRRLLKRDFALATVTTADGLVGYAPAAASSSAMREYFEGASAEDLADLLKTHVRDALAGVEISKPEDFHEAIRTLGLPTKLESEALSVVDVAYFDLLGKERGAPVYELLSDACVEPDPLELYASAGMYMEPEGYAEQAEALQERGFSAYKYRPGLGPDEDERTIRLIREAVGDEMDLMVDAHTWWKLGDRSYSYDQVVELLERFAAYEPFWIEEPVEPMDYGAYRRLASDTTLPLAGGESEESVAGLRRLSDTGVSFLQGDVRHHAGFTGCWECVERCADRENVTFVPHNFGTNLGLVANAHLVAASPEDVRLEYPVFGDGVEAMYPFPLAEDVLVSTLEVDDGCLELSDSPGLGVEINESILDEYEYIEGPWTEFHYDEE; this is encoded by the coding sequence ATGAGAGTAGTCGATATTAACGTTCACACACTGTCCTCCGCTATCGAACCCCCGCAAGAACGCGAGTTCTACGGCGGTGTCCGACGGCTGTTGAAGCGGGACTTCGCGCTCGCCACGGTTACTACGGCGGACGGGCTAGTGGGGTACGCACCCGCCGCCGCTTCGAGTTCCGCCATGCGGGAGTACTTCGAGGGAGCGTCGGCAGAGGACTTGGCCGACCTCCTGAAGACTCACGTGCGGGATGCGCTCGCCGGCGTCGAAATCTCGAAGCCGGAAGACTTTCACGAAGCCATCCGCACCCTCGGACTGCCGACAAAACTGGAGTCCGAAGCGCTCAGCGTCGTCGACGTCGCCTACTTCGACCTGCTCGGGAAGGAGCGGGGTGCCCCGGTCTACGAGCTGTTGTCGGACGCATGCGTCGAACCAGACCCGCTCGAGCTCTACGCGAGCGCGGGCATGTATATGGAACCCGAGGGATACGCGGAACAAGCCGAAGCCCTTCAGGAACGGGGATTCTCGGCGTACAAGTACCGCCCCGGACTCGGACCGGACGAAGACGAACGGACTATCCGACTCATCCGAGAGGCTGTCGGCGACGAGATGGACCTCATGGTGGACGCCCACACTTGGTGGAAACTCGGCGACAGATCGTACTCGTACGACCAAGTCGTCGAGTTGCTCGAACGGTTCGCGGCGTATGAACCCTTCTGGATAGAGGAGCCAGTCGAACCGATGGACTACGGCGCGTACCGGAGACTGGCGTCCGACACGACCCTTCCCCTCGCGGGCGGCGAGAGTGAGGAGTCTGTCGCGGGGCTTCGGCGACTCTCGGACACTGGAGTCTCCTTCCTACAGGGGGATGTCCGCCACCACGCCGGATTCACCGGATGCTGGGAGTGCGTCGAACGGTGCGCCGATCGCGAGAACGTGACGTTCGTCCCGCACAACTTCGGCACGAACCTCGGTCTCGTCGCCAACGCTCATCTCGTGGCGGCGTCGCCGGAGGACGTCCGACTCGAGTACCCGGTCTTCGGCGACGGTGTCGAGGCGATGTACCCGTTCCCACTCGCAGAGGATGTCCTCGTCTCGACGTTGGAGGTGGACGACGGCTGTCTCGAACTGTCCGACAGTCCCGGGCTCGGCGTCGAGATAAACGAGTCGATACTCGACGAGTACGAGTACATCGAAGGTCCGTGGACGGAGTTCCACTACGACGAGGAGTGA
- a CDS encoding dihydrodipicolinate synthase family protein — protein MPLSADGVRSHLRGVAVGLLTPFDDYLEIEHDKLAENARMISKEGIDTFLTAANISEYHALSQDERIAVTETSVNALSSDACVLAGVGGSVDNATKLVEAYDRVGVDAMMIMPPDFTYLHERGLLDYYRKLGSETETPLVPYVRGFDPSTDYLADLTRIDGVVGIKYALEDSVKLGEGATEGADDVVWVNGLAEPFSVSHWAEGAEGFSAGVSNFRPEVGLALFDALSEGDWRRARELRNICMPYQRFREETGDDNEIEGAVSVPAVKAGLELAGLHGGNVREPIRPLSEADRTRAERLYDRLDADIERLID, from the coding sequence ATGCCACTGTCAGCCGACGGTGTCAGGAGTCATCTCCGTGGCGTTGCGGTCGGACTCCTCACGCCGTTCGACGACTACCTCGAGATTGAACACGACAAACTGGCCGAAAACGCGAGGATGATCTCGAAAGAGGGAATAGACACGTTCCTCACGGCAGCGAATATCAGCGAATACCATGCCCTCTCACAGGACGAACGCATCGCGGTCACGGAGACGAGCGTGAACGCCCTCTCCTCGGACGCGTGCGTCCTCGCTGGCGTCGGCGGCAGCGTCGACAACGCGACCAAACTCGTCGAGGCGTACGACAGAGTCGGCGTCGACGCTATGATGATCATGCCGCCGGACTTCACCTACCTCCACGAACGCGGACTCCTCGACTACTATCGGAAACTCGGCTCGGAGACGGAGACGCCACTCGTTCCGTACGTCAGGGGGTTCGACCCATCGACCGACTATCTCGCTGATTTGACGCGAATCGACGGCGTCGTCGGAATCAAGTACGCGCTCGAAGACTCGGTGAAACTCGGGGAGGGGGCGACTGAAGGAGCAGACGACGTGGTCTGGGTGAACGGACTCGCTGAACCGTTCTCGGTATCGCACTGGGCTGAGGGTGCCGAGGGATTCTCGGCGGGCGTGAGTAACTTCCGACCCGAGGTGGGCCTCGCGTTGTTCGACGCGCTGTCCGAGGGAGACTGGAGACGGGCCAGAGAGCTGCGGAACATCTGCATGCCATACCAGCGCTTCCGCGAAGAGACTGGCGACGACAACGAGATAGAGGGTGCGGTTAGCGTCCCTGCCGTCAAAGCGGGTCTCGAACTCGCCGGCCTCCACGGCGGCAACGTTCGCGAACCGATTCGACCGTTGTCGGAGGCAGACCGAACGCGGGCCGAACGACTTTACGACCGACTAGACGCCGACATCGAACGTCTCATCGACTGA
- a CDS encoding carbohydrate-binding family 9-like protein, protein MQEYVVKRADRPVPLSANHEETPWERANQFEVNSFSWHESGPKPRTIGRVLYDADALYLWFDVEDHHIEATVTELNGPTYRDSSVEFFSRPDPESNEKYFNFEANCCGQFKLAWQGPGWQERGIDRDLISSDLAASVAVETSVPRETREPKHDDESWWLAAEIPFSVLTELTGIELAPSKGTCWRGNFYRSGVQSDSQKATWNRIEKSKPAYHSPEYFGRLRFN, encoded by the coding sequence ATGCAAGAGTATGTCGTCAAGCGTGCAGACCGGCCAGTTCCACTCTCGGCTAATCACGAGGAGACGCCGTGGGAGCGGGCGAACCAGTTCGAGGTGAACAGTTTCAGTTGGCATGAGTCGGGACCGAAACCCCGGACCATCGGCCGCGTACTCTACGACGCGGACGCACTTTACCTCTGGTTCGACGTCGAGGACCACCACATCGAGGCCACTGTAACGGAACTGAACGGGCCGACATACCGCGACAGTTCCGTGGAGTTCTTTTCGAGGCCGGACCCGGAGAGCAATGAGAAGTACTTCAACTTCGAGGCGAACTGCTGCGGTCAGTTCAAACTCGCCTGGCAGGGACCCGGGTGGCAGGAACGAGGCATCGACCGTGACCTTATCTCCTCGGACCTCGCGGCGAGCGTCGCCGTCGAGACGTCGGTTCCGAGAGAGACACGTGAACCGAAGCACGACGACGAGTCTTGGTGGCTCGCCGCCGAGATTCCGTTCTCGGTTCTCACCGAACTGACCGGCATCGAACTCGCGCCGTCGAAAGGCACGTGCTGGCGGGGGAACTTCTACCGGAGTGGTGTTCAGTCGGACTCTCAGAAGGCGACCTGGAACCGCATAGAGAAGTCCAAACCAGCGTACCACTCGCCGGAGTACTTCGGGCGTCTACGGTTCAACTGA
- a CDS encoding nuclear transport factor 2 family protein, with protein MVEDTHVQDVLELTQLKHRYCHAIDDGDYETWVSLFADNGSFVRAGVDRYDGHDEIRTFANDVFDAAFSYSAHIVTNPVVEVSNETATGRWYLFLPYLSSEGERGWKQGVYEDTFRREHDKWRFETVTISMREDRTLGGTG; from the coding sequence GTGGTCGAAGACACTCACGTTCAGGACGTACTCGAACTGACACAACTGAAGCATCGCTACTGTCACGCCATCGACGACGGCGATTACGAGACGTGGGTCTCGCTGTTCGCCGACAACGGCTCTTTCGTCCGCGCCGGCGTAGACCGGTACGACGGTCACGACGAGATCCGGACGTTCGCGAACGATGTTTTCGATGCGGCTTTCTCGTACTCGGCGCACATCGTGACGAATCCGGTCGTCGAGGTGAGCAACGAAACGGCGACCGGTCGCTGGTACCTTTTCTTGCCGTATCTCTCCTCAGAAGGGGAACGTGGCTGGAAACAGGGCGTCTACGAGGACACGTTTCGGCGGGAACACGACAAGTGGCGCTTCGAGACGGTCACAATCTCCATGCGCGAAGACCGCACTCTTGGAGGGACCGGATAG
- a CDS encoding SRPBCC family protein, which produces MYVTDKAEIVIDASSEEIWEYVTDPVHWTASNPEEHYGLEYDTPDNRPREGATFHQAEEVAGMYADLHGRFQYIDHPNVAVWTGTAYYPLFRGLVTVRILEGGTIRLEETEDGTRMSHAVWMDFPNNRRGRALKWVFTTALNGRAKLYDHTNKELVFFKERLESTATTRCDHRRAMYRWSFSSRSHIVVQTAMSD; this is translated from the coding sequence GTGTACGTCACCGACAAAGCCGAAATCGTCATCGACGCATCGTCCGAAGAGATCTGGGAGTACGTAACCGACCCAGTCCATTGGACGGCGTCGAACCCCGAGGAACACTATGGGCTCGAATACGACACGCCCGATAACCGTCCCCGAGAGGGCGCAACGTTCCACCAGGCCGAAGAGGTCGCCGGAATGTACGCCGACCTGCATGGCCGATTCCAGTATATCGACCATCCCAACGTGGCGGTCTGGACGGGGACTGCGTACTACCCGCTCTTTCGAGGACTCGTCACCGTTCGGATTCTCGAAGGAGGGACCATCCGACTCGAAGAGACTGAAGACGGGACTCGGATGTCACACGCCGTCTGGATGGACTTCCCGAACAACCGACGGGGACGGGCGCTGAAATGGGTGTTCACGACTGCTCTCAATGGGAGGGCGAAGCTCTACGACCACACGAACAAGGAACTCGTCTTCTTCAAGGAGCGACTCGAATCCACGGCGACCACGCGGTGCGATCATCGACGCGCTATGTATAGGTGGTCGTTTTCGTCGAGGTCGCACATAGTGGTACAAACGGCGATGAGTGACTAA
- a CDS encoding heavy-metal-associated domain-containing protein, producing the protein MSSAITVEGMTCGHCEQTVEEALREVSGVTDATADREAEQASVDGDADTTALVQAVEDAGYTAHA; encoded by the coding sequence ATGTCATCGGCTATCACCGTCGAGGGAATGACCTGTGGCCACTGTGAACAGACCGTCGAAGAAGCGCTTCGAGAGGTGAGCGGTGTGACCGACGCGACTGCCGATCGAGAGGCCGAACAGGCAAGCGTCGATGGTGACGCTGACACCACAGCACTCGTTCAAGCCGTCGAAGACGCTGGATACACGGCACACGCCTGA
- a CDS encoding copper-translocating P-type ATPase yields MHEGHEQMFRRRFFVSTLLSIPVLLYSETLQGWLGFTVPAFPGSEWINPVFAVIVFAYGGFPFLRMAAPELEDRSPGMMTLISMAITVAFIYSLASVVFPTQSAFFWELVTLIDIMLLGHWIEMRSVRRASSALDELAKLMPDTAERITESGDTEEVPVSELSEGDLALVRPGASVPSDGVVEDGDSDVNESMITGESRPVSKEPGDEVIGGTVNGDGSLRVRIDATGDETTLAGIMRLVEEAQESKSKTQVLADRAAGWLFYVAVAAAAVTAIAWTVAISFDATVIERVVTVLVIACPHALGLAIPLVVAINTSLAARNGMLVRDRIAMEEARNLDAIIFDKTGTLTEGEHGVVGMETIDGVDEEDALSLAAAVESDSEHMIARAIRQAADERGIDAPDADDFEAMKGRGVRAMVDDDEIYVGGPNLLNHLDSDVPGTLQTFAKEAGENAQTVVYLVREGELIAAFAMADVIREESYRVVDALHELGIEVAMLTGDSQDVADAVADELGIDTVFAEVLPEDKDEKVQELQDQGKLVAMVGDGVNDAPALTRADVGIAIGSGTDVAVQSADVILVQNNPMDVVRLVKLSKASYRKMQENIVWAAGYNVFAIPLAAGVLAPIGILLSPAVGALLMSLSTVIVAINAQLLRRVDLSFPNLPEVSPPTDAQTAD; encoded by the coding sequence ATGCACGAGGGGCACGAGCAGATGTTCCGTCGGCGTTTTTTCGTCTCGACGCTTCTCTCAATTCCGGTCCTTCTGTACAGCGAAACCCTTCAGGGATGGCTTGGATTTACGGTGCCGGCGTTCCCGGGCAGCGAGTGGATCAACCCCGTCTTCGCGGTGATCGTCTTCGCCTATGGTGGCTTCCCGTTCCTCCGGATGGCCGCTCCGGAACTAGAGGATCGCTCGCCCGGGATGATGACGCTCATCTCGATGGCGATCACCGTAGCGTTCATCTACAGCCTCGCGAGCGTCGTCTTCCCCACGCAGTCGGCGTTCTTCTGGGAGTTGGTGACGCTGATCGACATCATGCTATTGGGCCACTGGATCGAGATGCGGTCCGTGCGCCGAGCTTCGAGCGCCCTCGACGAGCTGGCGAAGCTCATGCCCGACACGGCAGAGCGGATCACTGAAAGTGGGGATACCGAGGAGGTGCCGGTGAGCGAGCTGTCGGAGGGTGACCTTGCCCTCGTGCGCCCCGGCGCAAGTGTCCCGTCCGACGGCGTCGTCGAGGACGGTGACTCCGACGTGAACGAGTCGATGATCACCGGCGAGTCTAGACCCGTCTCGAAAGAACCTGGCGACGAGGTCATCGGCGGCACGGTCAACGGCGACGGAAGTCTCCGGGTCCGAATCGACGCAACAGGTGACGAGACGACGCTCGCGGGCATCATGCGCCTCGTCGAGGAGGCTCAGGAGAGCAAGTCCAAGACCCAGGTACTGGCCGACCGCGCGGCAGGCTGGCTGTTCTACGTCGCCGTTGCGGCGGCAGCCGTGACCGCGATTGCGTGGACGGTCGCGATCTCGTTCGATGCGACGGTAATCGAGCGTGTCGTGACCGTTCTGGTCATCGCGTGCCCACACGCACTCGGGCTCGCTATCCCGCTCGTCGTCGCGATCAACACGTCGCTTGCAGCCCGGAACGGTATGCTCGTCCGAGACCGGATTGCCATGGAGGAAGCCCGGAACCTCGACGCAATCATCTTCGACAAGACCGGGACACTCACCGAAGGCGAACACGGCGTGGTCGGGATGGAGACCATCGACGGCGTCGACGAGGAGGACGCCCTATCCCTAGCAGCAGCCGTCGAAAGCGACTCGGAACACATGATTGCGCGGGCGATCCGGCAGGCGGCCGACGAGCGGGGGATCGACGCGCCCGATGCTGATGACTTCGAGGCGATGAAAGGGCGCGGCGTCCGGGCGATGGTAGACGATGACGAGATATACGTCGGCGGCCCGAACCTCCTGAATCACCTCGACAGTGACGTTCCGGGTACGCTCCAGACCTTTGCCAAAGAGGCCGGTGAGAACGCACAGACGGTCGTGTACCTGGTTCGTGAGGGTGAACTAATCGCCGCGTTCGCTATGGCGGATGTGATCCGCGAGGAGAGTTACCGGGTCGTCGACGCGCTCCACGAACTTGGCATCGAAGTGGCGATGTTGACTGGCGATTCCCAAGACGTGGCCGACGCGGTGGCCGATGAGCTGGGCATCGACACGGTGTTCGCTGAGGTGCTGCCCGAGGATAAGGATGAGAAGGTTCAGGAACTCCAGGACCAGGGCAAACTCGTCGCGATGGTCGGCGACGGCGTCAACGACGCGCCGGCACTGACTCGGGCGGACGTCGGCATCGCCATCGGCAGCGGGACGGACGTCGCCGTCCAGTCCGCAGACGTCATCCTCGTCCAGAACAACCCGATGGACGTGGTCCGCCTCGTGAAACTAAGCAAGGCGAGTTACCGGAAGATGCAGGAGAACATCGTTTGGGCCGCTGGCTACAACGTCTTCGCCATCCCACTGGCAGCCGGCGTCCTTGCACCGATCGGAATTCTGCTGTCGCCTGCAGTGGGCGCACTCCTGATGTCGCTAAGTACCGTCATCGTCGCGATCAACGCGCAATTGCTCCGGCGCGTCGATCTGTCGTTCCCAAACCTCCCAGAAGTATCACCACCTACTGACGCTCAAACTGCAGACTGA